A single Arcobacter sp. FWKO B DNA region contains:
- a CDS encoding type II toxin-antitoxin system HipA family toxin: MSKIVNVKLWGTHIGVLGYEPGQSEIATFEYDDNFLKMGISPSPLKLPTNSSIYTFDDISKKTFHGLPGFIADSLPDKFGNQLIDQYFASIGKQQSEITALDRLLYVGFRAMGALEFEPSQTLKSRKSNIALDLDSLSQLAQMVLSNKEAFAHKLKQTHRDDAISLLKIGSSAGGARSKALVAIDEDDNIYDGTVEQTNMCKYYILKFDSIDNSDRDNKDPKGMTRIEYIYSLIAKECGIDIANTSYIELGDDFHFLSQRFDRVKKHNSNKLEKLHYVSWCGLSHAHRETTGAYSYEQLIMTARELGLGQDSITELFKRAIFNIIGRNQDDHTKNFGFLMDKSGKWHLAPAFDMTYSYDPKGKWTNMHQIRLNGKQDKFLKDDIISFGKYCNLNEKKSTEILKHTIHNFSQFEQLAPKFNVGKELFNTVRGNLRLDVI; the protein is encoded by the coding sequence ATGAGTAAAATTGTCAATGTAAAACTTTGGGGTACTCACATAGGGGTACTTGGGTATGAACCAGGACAAAGTGAAATTGCAACATTTGAGTATGATGATAATTTCTTAAAAATGGGTATATCTCCATCGCCACTAAAACTTCCTACCAATTCATCTATTTATACATTTGATGATATTAGTAAAAAAACATTCCATGGACTTCCTGGCTTTATAGCAGACTCTTTGCCAGATAAATTTGGTAACCAGCTAATAGACCAATATTTTGCATCAATTGGAAAACAACAAAGTGAAATAACAGCACTTGATAGGTTACTTTATGTTGGTTTTAGAGCTATGGGTGCATTGGAGTTTGAACCATCACAAACTTTAAAATCAAGAAAATCAAATATAGCACTTGATTTAGACTCCTTATCACAACTTGCACAAATGGTTTTAAGTAACAAAGAAGCTTTTGCACATAAATTAAAACAGACCCATAGAGATGATGCAATAAGTTTACTAAAAATAGGTTCAAGTGCAGGTGGAGCTAGAAGCAAGGCATTGGTTGCTATTGATGAAGATGACAACATATATGATGGAACGGTTGAGCAAACTAATATGTGTAAGTATTATATTTTAAAGTTTGATAGTATTGATAATAGTGATAGGGACAACAAAGACCCAAAAGGTATGACAAGAATAGAATATATTTATTCACTTATTGCTAAAGAGTGTGGTATAGACATTGCTAATACATCATATATTGAACTTGGTGATGATTTTCACTTTTTAAGCCAAAGGTTTGATAGAGTTAAAAAACACAATAGTAATAAGCTAGAAAAACTACACTATGTTTCATGGTGTGGCTTATCACACGCACATAGAGAAACAACAGGTGCATACAGTTATGAACAACTTATTATGACTGCAAGAGAATTAGGTCTTGGACAAGATAGCATAACTGAGCTATTTAAAAGGGCTATATTTAATATAATAGGAAGAAATCAAGACGACCACACTAAAAACTTCGGATTTTTAATGGACAAAAGTGGAAAATGGCACTTAGCTCCAGCATTTGATATGACATATTCATATGATCCAAAGGGCAAATGGACAAATATGCATCAAATTAGACTAAATGGCAAACAAGACAAGTTTTTAAAAGATGATATTATATCATTTGGCAAATATTGTAATCTTAATGAGAAAAAATCTACTGAAATTTTAAAACATACAATCCATAATTTCTCTCAATTTGAGCAACTTGCTCCAAAATTTAATGTAGGTAAAGAACTTTTCAATACTGTTCGTGGGAATTTAAGACTTGATGTAATTTAA
- a CDS encoding helix-turn-helix transcriptional regulator, which produces MDFNFMSDEQILQEIAKSIEQMRIAKQISSEDMAQKGGHNSQTYSNFINRGTNIRLGTLIQMFRGIGELDKLQSVLTYKKPFSPSGKYDKLPKRVFKKRTQIDEIKWGDDK; this is translated from the coding sequence ATGGATTTTAATTTTATGTCAGATGAACAAATACTGCAAGAAATCGCAAAAAGTATTGAGCAAATGAGAATTGCTAAACAAATAAGTAGTGAAGATATGGCACAAAAAGGTGGACATAATTCACAAACATATAGTAACTTTATTAATAGAGGAACTAATATCAGACTAGGTACTTTGATTCAAATGTTTAGAGGAATAGGTGAACTAGATAAACTACAAAGTGTATTAACCTATAAAAAACCTTTTAGTCCATCTGGCAAATATGATAAACTACCTAAAAGAGTTTTTAAAAAGCGTACCCAAATAGATGAAATAAAATGGGGAGATGATAAATGA
- the mfd gene encoding transcription-repair coupling factor, giving the protein MKNIFPFLKNIKNSKQKLDLLIVSDEKEALVARDCAKFFGYEPFLLPDFRANYGDDLLSFSGELVSITKELGNYHKYKKANKLLISPIRTITHKLPKSECFDSFDINFGDKLDLNELKSKLFNWGYYFVDIVTSGGEVSFRGDIIDIAIDDEDGYRISLFDDECESIRRFSLEDQKSNKDELETITITPSFLSLNEENYETINQKVQNDTSNAFVKDIHSLGFWHLDELGIYYTKELLSSITPKALMELEEVYIFDDKRVPKDDISALKHIPLTQEYNEVKPANIKEFLSFHTDKKVTLISSSEAKIKGVELSLDDENIKYIYDDMIINLVSKDEVIISLNTVHKKKKAKRARLVIDELQVGDFVVHQTHGIGKFIGVEPVRILGSTRDFVVITYAGEDRLLIPVENLDSIDRFVADSGSVAVLDKLGKGSFAKIKESVKDKLFAIAKDIIALAATRELEHGIKIKIDTLKLQEFQQSCGFEYTADQIRSINELVADLGSGLVMDRLLSGDVGFGKTEVAMNAMYLVANSGYQSIFVCPTSLLANQHYHSIKNRFEPFGIKVAKLDGKTTAKEKSLLMQRLGSGEVQVVVGTHSLLNITPPNLALVIIDEEHKFGVKQKEKLKSITKNVHLFSMSATPIPRTLNLALSKIKGMSALSTPPKERIGTRTFVKEYDDKLIKEIILREKRRGGQLFYVYNNIATIKDKQYEISKIVPNLKIDIIHSQIPQKESEEILENFTNGKSDILLATSIVESGLHLPNANSIIIDGADRFGIADLHQLRGRVGRSDKEGFCYFLVEDKSKITSDAIKRLVALESNSYLGSGTALAFHDLEIRGGGNIIGEAQSGQIKQIGYALYIKMLEDAISLLSGESKVEEKSVDIKLTISAYISSDYISEDRLRLELYRRLSRAKTKEEVYEIENEMEDRFGKIDITTRQFLELILIKIKALDKGIKTISNYEQNITIVYNDGKKETIKTPSKDDDDIINTTMKFLNS; this is encoded by the coding sequence ATGAAAAATATCTTCCCCTTTTTAAAAAATATTAAAAACAGTAAGCAAAAGTTAGATTTACTAATAGTCAGTGATGAAAAAGAAGCACTTGTTGCTAGAGATTGTGCTAAGTTTTTTGGATATGAACCTTTTTTATTGCCAGATTTTAGAGCAAACTATGGTGATGACTTACTTTCCTTTAGTGGTGAATTGGTATCCATCACAAAAGAACTTGGAAACTATCACAAATACAAAAAAGCAAATAAACTCTTAATATCTCCAATAAGAACAATAACTCATAAACTTCCGAAATCTGAGTGTTTTGATTCATTTGATATAAATTTTGGTGATAAACTAGACTTAAATGAACTTAAATCAAAGCTTTTTAATTGGGGATACTATTTTGTTGATATTGTTACAAGTGGAGGAGAGGTCTCTTTTAGAGGTGATATTATTGATATTGCTATAGATGATGAAGATGGATATAGAATATCACTTTTTGATGATGAATGTGAAAGTATAAGAAGGTTTAGCCTTGAAGATCAAAAGTCAAACAAAGATGAGCTAGAAACTATTACAATCACACCTTCATTTTTGTCACTAAATGAAGAAAATTATGAGACAATCAACCAAAAAGTACAAAATGACACTTCAAATGCATTTGTAAAAGATATACACTCATTAGGGTTTTGGCATCTTGATGAACTGGGGATTTATTATACAAAAGAGCTTTTAAGTTCAATTACACCCAAAGCTCTGATGGAGCTTGAAGAAGTATATATTTTTGATGATAAAAGAGTTCCCAAAGATGATATATCAGCACTTAAGCATATCCCACTAACTCAAGAATACAATGAAGTAAAACCAGCGAATATAAAAGAATTTTTATCTTTTCATACGGATAAAAAAGTTACCCTAATAAGCTCTTCTGAAGCGAAGATAAAAGGGGTAGAACTATCTCTTGATGATGAAAACATAAAATACATCTATGATGATATGATAATCAACCTTGTCTCAAAAGATGAGGTAATCATATCTTTAAATACTGTACACAAGAAGAAAAAAGCAAAAAGAGCAAGACTAGTCATAGATGAGCTTCAAGTGGGAGATTTTGTAGTTCATCAAACCCATGGTATTGGGAAGTTTATAGGTGTAGAACCTGTTAGAATACTTGGAAGTACTAGGGATTTTGTAGTGATTACTTATGCAGGAGAAGATAGACTTTTAATACCTGTAGAAAACCTTGATAGTATAGATAGATTTGTAGCTGATAGTGGAAGTGTAGCAGTTTTAGATAAGCTAGGAAAAGGTAGCTTTGCTAAAATAAAAGAGAGTGTAAAAGATAAGCTTTTTGCTATAGCAAAAGATATTATAGCTTTAGCTGCTACTAGAGAGTTAGAACATGGCATAAAAATAAAAATAGACACACTAAAACTACAAGAGTTTCAGCAAAGTTGTGGCTTTGAATATACAGCTGATCAAATCCGCTCTATCAATGAACTTGTAGCTGATTTAGGTAGTGGTCTTGTGATGGATAGATTACTTAGTGGTGATGTTGGATTTGGTAAGACAGAAGTGGCTATGAATGCTATGTATTTAGTGGCAAATAGTGGTTACCAAAGTATTTTTGTATGTCCTACTTCTTTGCTAGCAAATCAACACTACCACTCAATAAAAAACAGATTTGAGCCATTTGGGATAAAAGTAGCCAAACTTGATGGCAAAACAACAGCTAAAGAAAAATCACTCCTTATGCAAAGACTTGGTAGTGGTGAAGTACAAGTAGTAGTTGGTACCCACTCACTACTAAATATCACACCACCAAATCTAGCTCTTGTTATCATAGATGAAGAACATAAATTTGGTGTAAAACAAAAAGAAAAGCTAAAATCCATCACAAAAAATGTACACCTCTTTTCTATGAGTGCTACCCCAATCCCAAGAACTCTAAATCTTGCACTATCTAAAATAAAAGGGATGAGTGCATTATCAACTCCACCAAAAGAGAGAATAGGTACAAGAACATTTGTAAAAGAGTATGATGACAAGCTAATAAAAGAGATAATCTTAAGAGAAAAGAGAAGAGGTGGACAGCTTTTTTATGTGTACAATAACATTGCTACCATAAAAGATAAACAATATGAAATATCAAAAATAGTACCAAATCTAAAAATAGATATTATCCACTCACAAATACCACAAAAAGAATCTGAAGAGATACTAGAAAACTTTACAAATGGAAAATCAGATATACTACTAGCTACTTCTATAGTAGAATCTGGACTTCATCTTCCTAATGCGAACTCTATTATTATTGATGGTGCAGATAGGTTTGGTATAGCTGATCTTCACCAGCTTCGTGGTAGGGTGGGGCGAAGTGACAAAGAGGGCTTTTGTTACTTCTTAGTAGAAGATAAAAGCAAAATCACAAGCGATGCTATAAAAAGGCTAGTTGCACTTGAATCCAACTCATATCTAGGAAGTGGTACAGCTTTAGCATTTCATGACCTTGAAATCAGAGGTGGTGGAAACATCATAGGTGAAGCACAAAGTGGACAAATCAAACAAATAGGATATGCTTTATATATCAAAATGCTTGAAGATGCTATAAGTCTCTTAAGTGGTGAGTCAAAGGTGGAAGAAAAATCAGTAGATATAAAACTTACTATTAGTGCATATATTAGTAGTGATTATATAAGTGAAGATAGGCTTAGACTTGAGCTATATAGAAGGCTAAGCCGTGCTAAAACCAAAGAAGAAGTATACGAAATAGAAAACGAAATGGAAGATAGATTTGGCAAAATTGATATTACCACAAGACAGTTTTTGGAACTGATACTTATCAAAATAAAAGCCCTAGATAAAGGGATAAAAACAATAAGTAACTACGAACAAAATATAACAATAGTATACAATGATGGCAAAAAAGAGACTATCAAAACTCCAAGTAAAGATGACGATGATATTATCAATACTACTATGAAGTTTTTGAATAGTTAG
- a CDS encoding apolipoprotein N-acyltransferase: MSQLSFHPFNILFFRNLGNFSKTNIIKGFFGALFFSLFIYLDFFGLENRAFNTLFALIGLFMLIYLDKKSIFWYGFFIGLFWFWWISISFIYYELSFMIPLVVLFFALLYGVLFYVSTIFDRWNIRFLALFLLSFFEPLGFNWFKMELIFINTYFSADKFTLFASLFLAYVAINIPKKRYAFLLLLPLVFFIDLKDYEKELPQLNIKLANINITQDKKWDKENLSNIIQTNLNEIKSAIDDGYDLVVLPEVAFPMVLNKNTLLMQRLEELSFDIKIITGGLYYDGEISNNSTFFFDNGKVQIANKVVLVPFGEAIPLPKVLVDFINDTFYGGASDFVPADKPSDFEINGIKFRNAICYEATSSEIYKDSPPYVIAISNNAWFTPSIEPNLQKLLMKYYSRKYKSVIYSVANNSSNEIIFN; encoded by the coding sequence ATGAGCCAATTAAGCTTCCATCCATTTAATATCCTTTTTTTTAGAAATTTGGGTAATTTTAGCAAAACTAATATAATAAAAGGCTTTTTTGGAGCTTTGTTTTTTTCTTTGTTTATTTATCTTGATTTTTTTGGTCTTGAAAATAGGGCTTTTAACACACTTTTTGCCCTTATTGGTTTGTTTATGCTTATTTATTTGGATAAAAAGTCAATTTTTTGGTATGGTTTTTTTATTGGGTTATTTTGGTTTTGGTGGATTAGTATAAGTTTTATATACTATGAACTTTCTTTTATGATACCTTTGGTTGTTCTTTTTTTTGCTTTGCTTTATGGGGTGTTGTTTTATGTAAGTACAATTTTTGATAGATGGAATATCAGATTTTTGGCACTATTTTTGCTCTCATTTTTTGAGCCACTTGGGTTTAACTGGTTTAAAATGGAGCTTATATTTATAAATACTTATTTTAGTGCTGATAAGTTTACCCTTTTTGCTTCTCTTTTTTTGGCATATGTTGCTATAAATATTCCAAAAAAAAGGTATGCTTTTTTATTGCTTCTTCCTTTGGTGTTTTTTATTGATTTAAAAGATTATGAAAAAGAGTTGCCACAGTTAAATATCAAATTAGCCAATATAAATATAACTCAAGATAAAAAGTGGGATAAAGAAAATTTATCAAATATCATACAGACTAATCTAAATGAAATAAAAAGTGCTATAGATGATGGGTATGATTTAGTTGTACTTCCTGAAGTTGCATTTCCTATGGTACTAAATAAAAACACGCTATTAATGCAGAGACTAGAAGAACTAAGCTTTGATATCAAGATAATTACTGGTGGGCTTTATTATGATGGTGAAATTAGTAATAACTCAACATTTTTCTTTGATAATGGCAAGGTACAAATAGCAAATAAGGTAGTACTTGTCCCTTTTGGTGAAGCTATACCTTTACCAAAGGTGCTTGTGGATTTTATAAATGATACTTTTTATGGAGGAGCAAGTGATTTTGTACCAGCTGATAAACCTAGTGATTTTGAGATAAATGGGATAAAATTTAGAAATGCAATATGTTATGAAGCTACAAGTAGTGAAATATATAAAGACTCACCACCATATGTGATAGCAATTTCAAATAATGCGTGGTTTACCCCAAGTATAGAGCCAAATTTACAAAAACTTTTGATGAAGTATTATTCAAGAAAATATAAAAGTGTGATATATAGTGTAGCAAACAATTCATCAAATGAAATTATCTTTAATTAA
- the yajC gene encoding preprotein translocase subunit YajC — MDGSLIGSLLPLIVLFAIFYFLIIRPQQQTAKKHKEMIENMKKGDKIVTSGGLIAEVVKVEDEFFRIKLADNTEVKIIKEYVARLVEENAK; from the coding sequence ATGGATGGAAGCTTAATTGGCTCATTATTACCTCTGATTGTGTTATTCGCAATTTTTTATTTTCTTATCATCAGACCGCAACAACAAACTGCGAAAAAACATAAAGAGATGATAGAAAATATGAAAAAAGGTGATAAAATTGTAACAAGTGGTGGCTTAATAGCAGAAGTAGTAAAAGTAGAAGATGAGTTCTTTAGAATAAAACTAGCTGATAATACTGAAGTTAAGATCATAAAAGAGTATGTTGCAAGATTAGTTGAAGAAAATGCGAAGTAA
- the secD gene encoding protein translocase subunit SecD, with amino-acid sequence MKFFNYRVVIFLLCSAFGIVFTMPSLLQTEFGQKVSLGLDLQGGMHIRLGVKTDEAVQNKIKSISTSLKYFAQKEGILIEDFRFDESSLRFILLDSDEISKLETEIATIKGLVVNKDSELNYVITLSEPEIEVVKDMAVAQAVETIRNRLDQFGLAEPTVIRQGLSDIVVELPGIKTAEEERQARELIARPANLELMAVDEIRADQVYVLSEQKAREYGSVIMPDSRGDEIKHLLKELPILTGEDVVDARVVFDETNQPVINFTLSSAGARIFGDFTAKNIGNRLAIVLDGKVYSSPVIRERIGGGSGQISGGFSVMEAGNVAIALRSGALPASVEMLEKRSVGPSLGADSIKASMIALISGFALVIIFMIFYYGYAGIISNLALISNIFIILAVMAMFGATLTLPGMAGIVLTVGMAVDANVIINERIREFLKEGKSIAKAIEDGYSNAMRAILDANITTLLAAVILYAYGTGPIKGFAITISIGILASMITAILGTHGVYLALSQKISRDKNHKKWFGIREG; translated from the coding sequence GTGAAGTTTTTTAATTATAGAGTAGTGATATTTTTATTGTGTAGTGCTTTTGGTATAGTTTTTACGATGCCATCACTTTTACAAACAGAGTTTGGACAAAAAGTTTCCCTTGGGCTTGATTTACAAGGCGGGATGCATATAAGGCTTGGTGTAAAAACAGATGAGGCAGTGCAGAATAAAATCAAATCAATCTCTACAAGCTTGAAATATTTTGCCCAAAAAGAGGGTATCTTAATTGAAGATTTTAGATTTGATGAGAGTAGTTTAAGATTTATATTACTTGATAGTGATGAGATCTCAAAATTAGAGACTGAAATAGCTACAATAAAAGGGCTTGTAGTCAATAAAGATAGCGAACTTAATTATGTTATCACCTTAAGTGAGCCAGAAATTGAGGTAGTAAAAGATATGGCAGTTGCTCAAGCTGTTGAAACTATAAGAAACAGACTTGATCAGTTTGGTTTGGCTGAGCCTACTGTTATAAGACAAGGGTTAAGTGATATAGTAGTAGAACTTCCAGGTATCAAAACTGCTGAAGAAGAGAGACAAGCAAGAGAGCTTATAGCAAGACCTGCAAACTTAGAACTTATGGCTGTTGATGAAATAAGAGCTGATCAAGTATATGTACTTAGTGAACAAAAAGCAAGAGAGTATGGATCGGTTATCATGCCAGATTCTAGAGGAGATGAGATAAAACATCTTCTAAAAGAACTCCCTATACTTACAGGTGAAGATGTTGTAGATGCAAGAGTTGTATTTGATGAAACAAATCAGCCAGTTATCAACTTTACACTAAGTAGTGCTGGTGCTAGGATATTTGGTGACTTTACTGCCAAAAATATAGGTAACCGTCTAGCAATCGTTCTTGATGGAAAAGTTTATTCATCCCCAGTAATTAGAGAAAGAATTGGTGGAGGAAGTGGACAAATAAGTGGTGGTTTTAGTGTAATGGAAGCTGGAAATGTCGCAATAGCTCTAAGAAGTGGTGCACTGCCAGCTAGTGTAGAGATGCTTGAGAAAAGATCAGTTGGTCCAAGTCTTGGGGCTGATTCTATAAAAGCATCTATGATAGCACTAATAAGTGGTTTTGCACTTGTTATTATTTTTATGATTTTTTACTATGGGTATGCTGGTATTATCTCTAATCTTGCGTTAATTTCAAATATATTTATAATTTTGGCTGTAATGGCAATGTTTGGTGCAACCTTGACACTACCTGGTATGGCTGGTATAGTATTAACTGTTGGTATGGCAGTTGATGCAAATGTTATTATAAATGAAAGAATAAGAGAATTTTTAAAAGAGGGTAAATCAATAGCAAAAGCTATAGAAGATGGTTATTCAAATGCAATGAGAGCTATTTTGGATGCAAACATCACTACACTTTTGGCTGCTGTTATACTATATGCATATGGAACTGGTCCTATAAAAGGGTTTGCTATTACTATATCTATAGGTATTTTAGCTTCTATGATCACAGCAATACTTGGAACTCATGGTGTATACTTAGCACTATCACAAAAAATATCAAGAGATAAAAACCATAAAAAATGGTTTGGCATAAGAGAAGGATAA
- the secF gene encoding protein translocase subunit SecF, with protein sequence MEFFKSDRVYDFMKYKIPFLGLSVFLVIASLVLLSTKGLNFGIDFSGGTIIQVKYTQEAPITDIRNELAKSEQFKNATVTEFGTKDEVVIKITNTTTDLGSDIGDQITSLLVSTGEFELRRVDMVGPKVGGELKEKGITALILALSVILIYVSYRFEWRFAVASIVALIHDIVIALGVISLFSVEVNLDILAALLTILGYSLNDTIIVFDRVREGVSKSNSNDLNEMINSSVSNTLSRTTLTSLTTFFVVFTLYVFGSEIISGFSFTLLVGIVVGTYSSIFVASTFLVQLQFSIANFRAKEAEKVKKQKEKERIRAMYEKGIV encoded by the coding sequence ATGGAATTTTTCAAAAGTGATAGAGTTTATGATTTTATGAAATACAAAATCCCTTTTTTGGGATTGTCTGTGTTTTTGGTTATAGCATCATTAGTACTTCTTAGCACAAAAGGGTTAAATTTTGGTATTGACTTTTCTGGTGGTACTATTATACAAGTAAAATATACCCAAGAAGCACCAATAACTGATATAAGAAACGAATTGGCAAAATCAGAACAATTTAAAAATGCAACTGTTACTGAGTTTGGTACTAAAGATGAAGTAGTTATAAAAATAACAAACACAACCACAGACCTTGGTAGCGATATAGGAGATCAAATAACTTCATTATTGGTATCTACTGGTGAATTTGAGCTTCGTCGTGTAGATATGGTAGGACCAAAAGTAGGTGGTGAGCTAAAAGAAAAAGGGATAACTGCACTTATATTAGCACTAAGTGTAATCCTTATTTATGTAAGCTATAGATTTGAGTGGAGATTTGCTGTTGCTTCTATTGTTGCACTTATTCATGATATTGTTATTGCTCTAGGGGTTATATCTCTTTTTAGTGTAGAGGTAAACCTTGATATTCTTGCAGCTCTTCTTACTATACTTGGATATTCGTTAAATGATACTATTATTGTATTTGATAGAGTAAGAGAAGGTGTAAGTAAATCAAATTCAAATGACTTAAATGAAATGATAAACTCATCTGTTTCAAATACACTATCAAGAACTACTCTTACATCTTTAACGACATTTTTTGTTGTATTTACCCTTTATGTGTTTGGAAGTGAAATTATAAGTGGTTTTTCATTTACATTACTTGTTGGTATAGTAGTAGGAACTTATAGTTCAATTTTTGTTGCTTCAACATTTTTGGTACAATTACAATTTAGTATTGCAAACTTTAGAGCTAAAGAGGCAGAAAAAGTAAAAAAACAAAAAGAGAAAGAAAGAATAAGAGCAATGTATGAAAAAGGGATAGTTTAA
- a CDS encoding DUF6394 family protein produces the protein MDWGKVIYVFFSLMSLTTTAGFLYEPDVIMLFIAASVNVISTILKIGVKNLLSAELLASSLVADLHLIPAFVVMTSTDNLALAISLAIGAIVANLFAVALALIESAKTQEKEEY, from the coding sequence ATGGATTGGGGTAAGGTTATATATGTTTTCTTTTCGTTGATGTCACTGACAACAACAGCTGGTTTTTTATATGAGCCTGATGTAATAATGCTTTTTATTGCAGCAAGTGTCAATGTGATATCAACAATACTAAAAATTGGTGTTAAAAATCTACTTTCAGCTGAACTATTAGCAAGTTCACTAGTAGCTGATTTACATCTAATTCCAGCATTTGTTGTAATGACATCAACTGATAATTTAGCCCTTGCAATTTCACTTGCTATTGGAGCTATTGTAGCAAACTTATTTGCTGTAGCACTTGCATTAATTGAAAGTGCTAAAACACAAGAAAAAGAAGAATATTAA